Proteins found in one Chthoniobacterales bacterium genomic segment:
- a CDS encoding DUF488 domain-containing protein produces MLYERQKHLLALLDALGGDVGGQDYQKLLFLYCQEPGVEAPYEFVPYRFGGFSFTSYADKRRLIERGLLADDERAWRLTPEGKVQAKVATSLRMGLDRFAQTHAALRGDALVAEAYRRHPYYATRSEIAGRVLASDAAALRAIETARPAATAPGLCTIGYEGSTLENYLNRLLRAGVTLLCDVRRNPLSRKYGFSKGTLSHACENVGIRYEHLPELGIASDQRRELNTQEDYDALFEVYERESLPHQAAPLARIRSWINEGYRVALTCFEKLPHQCHRHCVAEALEQVDPQRLKPLHL; encoded by the coding sequence ATGCTTTACGAACGGCAAAAGCACCTGCTCGCACTGCTCGATGCGTTGGGCGGCGACGTGGGCGGTCAGGATTACCAAAAACTGCTTTTCCTTTATTGCCAAGAGCCGGGGGTGGAAGCGCCCTACGAATTCGTGCCCTACCGGTTCGGCGGATTTTCCTTCACGTCGTATGCCGATAAGCGCCGCTTGATTGAGCGCGGGCTGCTGGCCGATGACGAGCGGGCGTGGCGACTGACTCCCGAGGGCAAAGTTCAAGCAAAGGTCGCTACATCCCTGCGCATGGGCCTGGATCGTTTCGCCCAGACTCACGCCGCCTTGCGCGGCGACGCTCTTGTGGCCGAGGCGTATCGTCGTCATCCCTACTACGCCACCCGCAGTGAGATCGCCGGGCGCGTGTTGGCTTCGGATGCCGCCGCGCTGCGCGCCATCGAAACAGCCCGCCCTGCCGCCACTGCGCCGGGTCTTTGCACAATCGGCTACGAAGGCAGCACGCTGGAGAATTATCTCAACCGGCTGCTGCGCGCCGGCGTGACGCTGCTCTGCGATGTGCGGCGCAATCCGCTGAGCCGCAAATACGGTTTTTCCAAAGGCACGTTGAGCCATGCTTGTGAAAATGTAGGTATCCGCTACGAGCATCTTCCGGAACTCGGCATCGCCTCCGACCAGCGCCGCGAGCTGAACACGCAGGAGGATTACGACGCATTGTTCGAGGTATATGAACGCGAGAGCCTGCCACACCAAGCTGCCCCGCTGGCCCGCATCCGCTCGTGGATCAACGAGGGTTATCGCGTGGCGCTGACCTGCTTCGAAAAACTGCCGCACCAATGCCATCGCCACTGCGTGGCCGAAGCCTTGGAGCAAGTGGACCCGCAGAGATTGAAGCCCTTGCATTTGTAA
- a CDS encoding restriction endonuclease subunit S: protein MRFSTSKLVDVIRLQRGHDLPERLRKKGSIPVVTSSGVTGSHSESRAKAPGVVTGRYGTLGEVFYLEEDYWPHNTVLYVVDFQGTHPKFAAYFLRSVIGNYKSDKAAVPGIDRNVLHAMNVRVPHRDVQPRIASILSTYDEAIENNRRRMALLEKAARLLYEEWFVRLHFPGHEHTPVKDGVPQGWENHRVGDVADCIGGGTPSSKVANYWENGEIPWVTPTDVTRNDHLVLMDTARKITDAGLENSSAKLVKAHAVLMTSRASVGFFAIAYREVCTNQGFISIVAHQPSLAHYLLFHLRHRTDEIRAMGSGSTFPEVSRGKFRDLTILLPPQRLFEAFDEQVAAFLKQIQVLKGQNQKLRAARDLLLPRLMSGEIEV from the coding sequence ATGCGGTTCTCGACCTCTAAGCTTGTTGACGTCATAAGACTTCAACGTGGGCACGATCTGCCAGAGCGTTTGCGAAAAAAAGGCAGCATTCCTGTTGTTACTTCGTCGGGCGTCACCGGCAGCCATAGTGAAAGCAGGGCCAAAGCTCCGGGTGTCGTTACTGGACGATATGGCACTCTCGGGGAGGTGTTTTACCTCGAAGAGGATTATTGGCCTCATAACACTGTGCTTTATGTGGTCGATTTCCAGGGCACGCATCCTAAGTTTGCGGCATACTTCCTTCGCAGTGTTATAGGCAATTACAAAAGCGACAAAGCAGCAGTCCCAGGCATCGATCGTAACGTATTGCACGCAATGAATGTCCGCGTGCCACATCGGGATGTGCAGCCGCGCATCGCTTCAATTCTTTCCACCTACGACGAGGCGATCGAAAACAACCGGCGGCGGATGGCGCTTTTGGAAAAAGCGGCCCGATTGCTCTACGAGGAATGGTTCGTCCGCCTGCACTTTCCCGGCCACGAACACACTCCTGTCAAAGATGGTGTTCCGCAGGGCTGGGAGAATCATCGAGTCGGCGATGTCGCTGATTGCATAGGCGGCGGAACACCATCAAGCAAAGTCGCGAACTATTGGGAAAATGGAGAAATCCCATGGGTGACGCCAACGGATGTGACTCGAAACGACCATCTTGTGCTGATGGACACTGCCCGAAAAATTACAGACGCGGGCCTTGAGAACAGTTCAGCGAAACTGGTCAAAGCACACGCGGTGTTGATGACAAGCCGTGCATCAGTTGGATTTTTCGCGATCGCATATCGTGAAGTCTGCACCAACCAGGGCTTCATCTCAATTGTGGCCCACCAGCCTTCTCTGGCCCACTATTTGCTGTTTCACCTAAGACATCGCACTGACGAAATCCGGGCTATGGGTAGTGGTAGCACGTTTCCTGAGGTGAGCCGCGGCAAGTTTCGGGACCTTACAATCCTGCTTCCTCCGCAGCGTCTTTTTGAGGCTTTCGACGAGCAGGTCGCGGCGTTTTTGAAACAGATTCAAGTCCTCAAGGGCCAAAACCAAAAACTCCGCGCCGCGCGCGATCTGCTGCTACCTCGCCTGATGAGCGGCGAGATTGAAGTATGA